In Polaribacter sp. L3A8, a genomic segment contains:
- a CDS encoding DUF2490 domain-containing protein, with translation MSIISTKKALFLKLLVLNAILFTSLNYGQTADSDWASWSTLGVEYKLNKKWSFGLEEQFRLKENFSEVDAFFTELNAEYTLFKDFKMGVGARYIRENDNKGNIQGYENHFRFQVDAMYKHQINNLEIGYRLRYQNKNELGVSTDEGDEANQNIRFKTSLEYNFKNWKFDPKFSAEIFNKFQDGDENGFNKYRLTLGTDYKIKNFGKVGVFYRFEKELNVDFPDITNILGLKYTYSFKNKKSSKRKK, from the coding sequence ATGAGTATAATCAGCACAAAAAAAGCACTATTTTTAAAGTTGTTAGTCTTAAATGCAATTTTATTTACAAGTTTAAATTATGGGCAAACAGCAGATAGTGATTGGGCTTCTTGGAGTACCTTGGGAGTAGAATATAAGTTGAATAAAAAGTGGAGTTTTGGCTTAGAAGAACAGTTTAGATTAAAAGAAAACTTCTCTGAAGTTGATGCCTTTTTTACCGAATTAAATGCAGAATACACCTTGTTTAAAGATTTTAAAATGGGTGTAGGTGCAAGGTATATAAGAGAGAATGATAATAAAGGAAATATACAAGGCTATGAAAATCATTTTAGATTTCAGGTTGATGCCATGTACAAACATCAAATTAATAATCTAGAAATTGGATATAGATTGCGTTATCAAAATAAAAATGAATTAGGTGTTTCTACTGATGAAGGAGATGAGGCAAATCAAAACATTCGTTTTAAGACTTCTCTAGAATACAATTTTAAAAATTGGAAATTTGATCCTAAATTTTCTGCAGAAATATTTAATAAGTTTCAAGATGGAGATGAAAATGGATTTAATAAATATAGATTAACTTTAGGTACAGACTATAAAATAAAAAATTTTGGTAAAGTAGGGGTGTTTTATCGATTTGAAAAAGAGTTGAATGTAGATTTTCCGGACATCACAAATATTTTAGGACTAAAATATACCTACTCTTTTAAAAATAAAAAATCATCTAAACGAAAAAAATAG
- a CDS encoding DUF4956 domain-containing protein, with protein MEFLDIPLFDDDFFKMMFRLCLNYIFLTIIIRFIYYPISKRKDYVFTYYLISLIVFFLCFTLKKYQMDIGMALGLFAIFGIIRYRTNPVDIKEMTYLFVVIGVSIINSLANKKMSYAEILSANIIIVTVLLLIEKYWALKQVVSKSIVYENIENIKPENYHLLKEDLENRTGLSINSIDIGQVDFLKDTATIVIFYYKNK; from the coding sequence ATGGAGTTTTTAGATATCCCTTTATTCGATGATGATTTTTTTAAAATGATGTTTAGACTTTGTTTAAACTATATTTTTCTAACCATAATTATTCGATTTATTTACTATCCTATTTCAAAAAGAAAAGACTACGTTTTTACGTATTACTTAATTAGTCTCATTGTGTTTTTCTTATGTTTTACGCTTAAAAAATATCAAATGGATATTGGAATGGCCTTGGGGTTATTTGCCATTTTTGGTATTATTAGATACAGAACAAATCCTGTAGATATTAAAGAAATGACGTATTTGTTTGTGGTTATTGGGGTTTCAATAATTAATTCTTTGGCAAATAAAAAAATGAGTTATGCAGAAATTTTATCTGCAAATATAATTATTGTTACTGTACTGTTGCTTATCGAAAAATATTGGGCTTTAAAACAAGTGGTTTCTAAGTCTATTGTTTATGAAAATATAGAAAATATTAAACCTGAAAATTATCATCTCTTAAAAGAAGATTTAGAAAACAGAACGGGTTTGTCTATTAACTCTATAGATATTGGTCAGGTAGATTTTTTAAAAGATACTGCAACAATTGTTATTTTTTATTACAAAAATAAATAG